A region of Selenomonadales bacterium 4137-cl DNA encodes the following proteins:
- a CDS encoding fumarylacetoacetate hydrolase family protein, with product MDDKIILQLARELYGAETGHAPIEALTARHPGITNEEAYQVQLAGMNLRLADGHTIVGKKIGLTSKAMQTALGVFEPDYGYITDRMMVFEGEPLSLSELIAPKIEAEVAFVLKEDLAGPGVTVTKVLQATAGLMPALEIIDTRIKDWKIKIQDTIADGASIGKVIVSGRLIPADEFDLRYMGLVLEKNGETVATAAGAAVLGHPANAVAWLANKLADYGISLKAGEIIMSGSLTAACPVAAGDNISAAFDRLGTVGARFVK from the coding sequence ATGGACGACAAAATCATTCTCCAGCTTGCCCGGGAACTTTACGGGGCCGAAACCGGCCACGCCCCTATCGAAGCGCTGACCGCCCGTCACCCTGGCATAACCAACGAAGAAGCCTACCAGGTGCAACTTGCGGGCATGAACCTCAGGCTTGCCGACGGGCACACCATCGTCGGCAAAAAAATCGGCCTTACCAGCAAGGCGATGCAGACCGCTCTCGGAGTTTTCGAGCCCGACTACGGCTACATCACCGACCGGATGATGGTTTTTGAGGGCGAGCCGCTCTCTTTGAGTGAACTGATCGCCCCTAAGATCGAAGCAGAGGTGGCCTTCGTCCTCAAAGAGGACCTCGCCGGCCCCGGCGTGACGGTCACAAAGGTGCTGCAGGCCACCGCCGGGCTTATGCCGGCTTTGGAGATAATTGACACCCGTATCAAGGACTGGAAGATTAAAATTCAGGACACCATCGCCGACGGCGCGTCCATCGGCAAAGTAATCGTCAGCGGCCGCCTCATCCCGGCCGACGAATTCGATCTGCGCTACATGGGCCTGGTATTGGAGAAAAACGGCGAAACAGTCGCCACCGCCGCCGGCGCAGCCGTACTTGGCCATCCCGCCAACGCCGTCGCCTGGCTGGCCAATAAGCTGGCTGACTACGGCATCTCCCTTAAGGCCGGGGAAATAATCATGTCGGGTTCGCTAACCGCGGCCTGCCCGGTAGCTGCAGGAGACAACATCAGTGCCGCTTTCGACCGTCTGGGTACGGTGGGGGCGCGGTTTGTCAAATAA
- a CDS encoding acetaldehyde dehydrogenase (acetylating): MDGKLRAAIIGPGNIGIDLMMKIFRSRNIELALMAGIIPDTPGMKMAAERGIAVTADGIDGVLDVHAAKKIDIAFDATGARPHLVHAPKLKEAGIFAVDLTPAAVGPYVVPAVGMDTELLSEPNVNMVTCGGQATVPIVYAINQAAPVEYAEIVSTISSRSAGPGTRQNIDEFTQTTRNALVKVGGAGAAKAIIILNPAEPPIMMRNTIYAKCDSTRIEAIKKSVEEMVCKLRQYVPGYRLKVAPYADGERVVSMIEVEGAGDYLPKYSGNLDIITSAAVAVAERYADLKRGGAR; this comes from the coding sequence GTGGACGGAAAACTACGCGCGGCAATAATCGGACCAGGAAACATCGGGATAGACCTGATGATGAAGATATTCCGCAGCCGAAATATAGAGCTTGCGCTCATGGCGGGAATTATCCCCGATACGCCGGGCATGAAAATGGCCGCAGAACGGGGTATCGCCGTCACTGCGGACGGCATCGACGGCGTACTAGATGTTCACGCCGCCAAAAAAATCGACATCGCTTTCGACGCCACCGGGGCGCGCCCCCATCTCGTCCATGCCCCCAAGCTGAAGGAAGCCGGCATCTTCGCCGTCGACCTGACGCCGGCCGCGGTCGGCCCGTACGTTGTGCCGGCGGTGGGCATGGACACCGAGCTGCTTTCCGAACCGAACGTAAACATGGTCACCTGCGGCGGTCAGGCGACAGTGCCGATCGTCTACGCCATCAACCAGGCCGCCCCGGTCGAATATGCCGAGATCGTATCGACCATCAGCAGCCGCAGCGCCGGTCCCGGCACCAGGCAGAACATCGACGAATTCACTCAGACGACCCGCAACGCCCTCGTCAAAGTGGGCGGCGCCGGAGCCGCCAAAGCCATTATTATCTTAAATCCGGCCGAGCCGCCGATCATGATGCGCAACACCATTTACGCCAAGTGCGACTCGACGCGCATCGAAGCTATCAAGAAATCGGTCGAGGAAATGGTGTGTAAACTCCGGCAGTACGTGCCGGGCTACCGGCTCAAAGTCGCTCCCTACGCCGACGGAGAGCGGGTGGTGTCGATGATCGAAGTGGAAGGCGCCGGCGATTACCTGCCTAAATATTCGGGCAACCTCGACATCATCACCTCGGCGGCGGTGGCAGTGGCTGAGCGGTACGCCGATCTGAAGAGGGGAGGGGCAAGATGA